ATTTTGGGTTTACTTGTTTAGTTGGGGGCCATGGCCTATGTCCGTGAGGCAACAATTATCTTAGGTAAAAATTTCGAATGCAAAAAGAGAAAGGGCAAGTGTTTGTTCAATGCATAAAGCTAACAAACATGGCTATGCTCAAGTCAACTAAGATAAATAAGTAAATGCAACTAGATAATCATTTCGCAGCCATTGAGCAATACTAAATTTATTGGACTAATGAACCAAAGGTGGGTTCCATAAATAGAATATTTTCGGCATAACACAGTATGGTACAGACAACCTATGTTGTTCCGACTTTTCGTTTTTCTTGAACCACCCGTGTCCAGCACATTTTTGGACAAGGGTACGAGGATATACCCCCTCCAAGGACCCtccaaatatatggaaaaactaAGAAAGAATTGAACATATCTGTGGTAGATACATACCCAAATCTGCCACTCACACCCGAGTCCGAGTAACATAGCAGACAACCAAACATTAGAGTATTACCATGctttttttccccttctatGGAACTACCATGCTATTAATGCaagataatttaataaaatttcttaccAATGTACAAAACAGTCAAAAAGTTGCACCGACTTCCAATAACAGCAGCAACCCACAAGCTTACGGCAACCTGTAAAGTTTTTGATCATTAATAATCCACTCCAGCAAATCTAGTGTGTCGGAGGAAACTAGTTAGAAATGCAGATTCAATATAATGGTCTTTACCCACACGCTGTGACCGTAGCAAAGTTGACAATATTCTTTAAAAGTCTAAAACAAAGCTAATCTGTTTAGTATGCttctttgaaaattataaaagtttcattcaaataatttgtataatagGTAGCTATATGATCAAAAATATTTGTCTACACTGGTTATATTGCGAATTTCGCCCAGCTTCCCTTTTATCTTGTCCATGAGTTGCCAACTTGTTAAAGGAAACAGACAAAAATGAAACCAGGACTTATAATAGAATAACCAGGCCTAGGAGGACAAAGCTTCAACCCTCCATTGTATATTTACTTGAACTAAAGTTTTCTGGGTCACTAATCAATTATTGAGGATTAGAACTTAGACAATCCCATATGCTCCATCCAAAAAATCATGGATTTACGGACCTCATCAAAGGGTCAAGTTCTCAAACATACAAAGCAGGTCATATTTACATATGAAGATAATGGGATGACAATAAAGCAAACTCAAGGCAAAAGACCAAATTGTTCCATCAAAAGCATAATGCAATTGCAAAATGGATATCAAAGAAAATATCTCATCAGAAATGTAAACATGGAATCTAGAATGAGGGGAATACATAGTCTAATTGCTCAACATCAAACCAAATGAACTCAGAAAAAGATGCAGGTCTGTAGCAAGACAAACCTTGGAGGAAAACAcgaagcaattctatatcataAATATCTCCAAGCTCTTCTCCAAGctaattatcaaaaaaaaatcacacgTATCAAACACAAAAGCAATTTTATCTAAAGAAAAGGTCAggactaaaaaaaataaaaaataaaaaatgctacAAGCAAAAATAGCAATCAAACTTGAGAAACGGATATTATTCTATCGGGTTAGGAAAACTGACTAGTGATGCAAATCGACAGAAACTGAGCAAATCGgtcgaaaaagaaaagaaaagaaacggggggagcaaatcggcagaaaagaaaagaaaagaaaagaaaatcgaaTGAAAAGAAACTGGGAGGGTAAATTGGCAGAAATGAAAAGCAAAGAAACAAGGAAGCAAATCGGATGAAGCTAGAAGGAAcagaagagaaacaaaggggatcgggggagggtaaaacagggaggTTTTGCTGAAGCGTCACCTAATCTGGGGAAAAGAGGGGGAATAGAAATCGGTGGTTTTCACCGATTAGGAAAGTAATGGATTAGAGGGGGATTAGCAATACATTGAACCAAACGGTGGATTAGAGGGGGATTAGGTGGGGCCCTATGCCaatacaccaaaccaaacatagtgtaagtaatcaattaggtaccaattttgggcgttacgggtgtgctaacccttcctcgtacgtaaccgactcccgaacctgtctTCTGAtttttcgtggaccaaaatcgtgttttgataaaaccaaattgtttattaaaacaaccattttttaggtggcccgatcacacctcatcaaaaaagattagtggcgactcccattttcatttttgttttcaaaatccaagtcaacCCCTTTTATTAAAAAGCTGGTTTCAACAGTAAGGTTACATTCACACTTGGGGAGGAACTCCCAACACCATTACACCCAAAGTTTGTTGGGTAGAAGCCGACAATGACTGAAATAACAAAACTATTTATTTCTTCTATTAGAAACGGAATTAAGGAAGCAAGTGAGAAGAGCAACTTTATCAAAGTCACCCACTTGGCGAGCTTCTAAGATATTCAACATAATAACAAGTCGAATCCGATTCAAAGCTGATTGCTTCACAATCGCTTCAGTTTCGATCTGGCGCATCGCATTGCCGATTAACATCTTCAAACCTTTCTCGATATCCCTTTGTTCATCTCTTATGCATCTTTGGTCTTCCTTTATCTTTCCCATATCTAGTTTAATCCGATGGACCGTTGCTTTAAAACTCTTCGTTTTTGGTTTCCAAGTCTCCTTCTTCTTGCTCATGCTCTACTTGGAACACAAACTTGAACCTCAAAGTTGTAAACGCAATGATTGAGATTGAGATATAAAGTTGGATTGTAGTGAGTGAAATGCCATGAACATTAAAGGATTTATATAACAAGTTAATATTAGCAAAACCGCTCTCGCAATTTGGAGGAAATAGATGACGAATATGAAGAGAAACAGAGCGAAAGGAGGAAGAAGTATCGGTTGTTATGGGGATGAAATGTTGAAATCGCCGATTTTCAACTAGTATCAGACGATCTCGAATCTTGGTTATTGGTTGGCTTTAATACCATTTATTATTTCTAAGTGGTCCCACACCGATCTGTTTATTTTTCACAATCCTTTTCCTTTGATATATAGTTTACGTTACACATTCTTGAATTTGCCTACTTTTCCTTTAAAGAATACTAAACTTTGCTTTGATAATACATCGTAGCAttgattttcttcttcttctttttgaaattaaggttttttattaaaaatttgtttgcTCTTCTACtaggtttaaaatattaaggttcaatataaatatatagtacttaatttatattattttgaaaagatattaattaaataattattagtgaaaataattaatttgggttgaaacaaaaatttaaaaatgtttttattaggGGTTAATTacgttaaatttaaatattaattaaaatagatttaattgtaaaataaggaaaattttagaatatttatatggcaaataaaccttaaaattcaaaattttgaagggaAAGAATTAAACAGTAAAGTAAGGGAAATGTGGGAGTGGGCATTAgccaaatttcacaatttttaaatttctggtgggttgttttagttttaaacaCAATGCATGCTTTTCACACCATTTACATCAGATTACAGAGCCAAAAATATTCTCTCTCAATTCactcgaaattattttcaaaagtagccaaaaatattctgaaatttcttaagattcttgaatcaagattttcaatcaaatgatTTAGAACGAAtgaaaggtaattattatttctaaacttatttttatgatgattagaaacatttttacatgatttgagagtcaattacatgattttttatcaataccatcttcttcaaaagcttaaggtgctttaatggtggatcttgaattttgagaggaaatccacatatcaatggatgttccaactcaaaatgcatctattaaaaggttttggtcttatttatcaagattaaacatgatttgtgagataatttgaagaaatttaaatttcataatctTCATGAACCGATTTTccaattttttgtgaaattgatttaaatgtgaaattagttatactgtaacaatattttaatttgacatgtttaattttttaaatttaacttaaacaatttcaatcaatttgacttgactcaattcgaaaaaattttaaattgagttaggatgataaaataggactcgtcaACTCGAAATTCTTTTCACTTGATTCGATTGAACGCTCATCCCTAGTTTGAAGGAGTTGAGGGCCGCTCATTAACCAAGGCCGAATTACCAGCCGCTAGTCTGCCCTGATTTCTCCTCCAAGGGCGAatctagaaaattttttagcaagggttagtatttaattataaatttctcatagaccaaaatatatatttattatgtattaatttataatttcattattttttaaggtactaaacaaattaaatttattttatttttagggggctaaagtgtaattttattatatattaatttataattttatatttataagaaGACTGAATTGacaatttttcttttggaggggttaaagtgtaatttcactatatattaatttataattttctatttataagaggactaaaatgaaaattttcatttttgggagGCTTCAGATTCGCCTATGTTCTCTTCCAGTCTAATCACCGTATCTCTAGGCACCTTACACCTTAATTTTCTCCAATACGATGATCTCCCTTTAAACCGGGCCATGTTAACCCCTAACTTGTTCCCATGAAATGTAAAGTTGTTTAGACGACAAATAGCTCTTTTCGCATCATCATTATCAGCAGACCTTATGAAACCAAATCTCCTGCCGCTCCTACTCAATTTTTGAGGGATAAAGACATCCAAAActatccataaaccttaaacagTCTCCATTGAACTGTAGAAGGTATATTATTAACAAAGGGATTTTCTTGCCTGCATTCTCTTTTGAGACCATGTTGGATTCTTTTTCTTGTCTTGGGTGTCCACTTTAAGGTGGAGACTTTTTGCAGCTATGTTTTGGCAATTGTTGTAGTTTTGGCCTAAGATGTTGTTTGATTGGGTTGGTCAGCCGGCTTTGTGTACAAGGTAAGAGTGAATTAAGGAGTGTTTTGTTGTTTAGTATGTGAATGATTTGGGTAAAAGATGAGTGTATTCAGTTATGGTGGGAGCGTTTTAAGGAAAGGATGTTAGCTTTGACTTTTGTATACTTTATAATGTGTATTTTTAAGGTGCCAAGTTTTGGTATGACATTGTTCCTGACTTCTGTAGTGGCAGTTTTGCcttgcttttattattaattaagcaaataaaaaataaaaaaatactgcCTCACTTCCTGGTGCAATTTAATGAAGATTCCTTGGCTTCACAATGGGAGTTGCTTAAAGGCATTAAAAGTGATGCTTGGTGTCATTCAATGTGAAGAGATTTTGCTGTTAGAGTTAGGGTATTTCTTTGCTGCAATTATGGAGTATAAGTTTTGTTGTACACTGAAACCGTCACTACACACTCTTCTCAAATTAATGTTGGATGAATATCAATAGAGCCAAACACTGCGACCTGGACTTACATACGTTGTTCTGATCCACTACtttcaaaaattagaaatttttagcATTACTAATCTCAATCAGGGATTTAAATAGCGGACCGATTTCGGAATAACGGCCGTTATATAGCGGTAGCGCCACCGTCTGAAACTGCAATTGTTGAAAATAATGGAGTGAAGCGGAGTCACACCGATAACGGTGGATAGTGGCTGCAACTTAACGGATAACGGCCAATTGCGGCAATAACAGGCCGCTATTCTCGTTATTTTCCGTTAccgtaaattaaaaaaaatcaagagatGTAGATATGGAATAGTGATGTACTttacaataaaacaaaagggaaTATATTCCCCTACCTGCAAAATCAGAGggctttcaataaaaaaaaagtaaaaacatatatacattatacagaactccaaataaatagaataaaaactCCAAACAAAGTTCAAAACTCACAACACAACTCACAAGCAAACGAAAATACGAAATTCTATTTCTCCATATTTCGGCAAACAACAGAGTCACAGACAGCAGCAATAGAAATTCTATTCCTAATTTCAAGTAAGTGCTACTAACTAGTAAGTAAAGTAGTAAAGTAACCGAGGCATATTCTTGGATTTCTTGCTTGTATGTCTTGAATCTGCAACACGGAGTGGTTTTTCGAGATTTTTATCCCTAGATCTGTGTTCTACACAAAAAAAGGGGTTTAAAATGTTTTGGGGCAATTTTTCAACCACCGTGCACGGCGGCGCCGTCGCCGGTGAGCAACGACTGCCACGGTGGCCAATGGCCGGATTCTGGGCAATGGCCTGAGAGAAAATGGAGAATGgagagaaaagggaaaaaaaattaaataagggCTGAAATGaagtttttgagaaaaatattgatttaaatagGCCTCCAAAAAGATGCCATTTTGGGCAGGCCTCTCAGgcaccaaaacgacgtcgttttggcctgACCCACACACTTACCCGACCCGTTTCTtaggatccacgtgtttttgAATGGAAAGGTTAATTACGATTTTAGCCCttcctattttttattatttacaatcaagcttctttctttttttaattttgtcctATAGTTTATTTTGTACTTCAATTTGGTCCACCTTAAAGCTATGCGTTTTGATGGGTGGGGATTATTTCGCATTTGATCCCTTTTTGTTTTTCGCGCATTCAACTtggtcctttttctttttaattatttctgatttgtcgcaaatttatgttttttagttcGATTTGGtcccttttttgttatttttgctattttattaataaattaattaaattaatattactattactattattatttttcctttttttattttattatttatttactttttattattaccatattattaaaatttaattagttttgcattattatgtcaattatatttcttttcatatttatttacctaaatattttaaattcatttattttattatatcattttatttatctatatccttttatataatttttaattttaagatttttattattgttattattattattaataccataattattattattaaattgttttacacaatatttatttatttatttctataatattaGGTCTTTACTTtagctttaaattttgtttacttttttggTATTATATTGTTGATAATATAAGTAATGAGTTGCTTgtatttctaaatataattttatgtttcttatatataaataaaaataaagcatgcCACCACGTGAAGAGTTCCTGACTGAAGGATTGGAGGGTGCACCAAGTAATGATATAGGTTGGCACTTTGGAACTCCAGTGCCAAATACGAGAGGAAATATCGTATGTAAACTTTGTGGTAAAGTTGTGAAAGGAGGAATAACACGATTTAAAGAGCATATTGCTCATAAAACCGACAATGTTGCACCATGCCCTAATGTTACTGGTATGTGATactttactattatttttaaatgttattgtaaaattatcaataaagattatatataattgataataatataaagtgtgaattatttttattttattaacaaattatttttattttattaacaagtGTCATTAGAGAAAGTATGATGAATGTACTAAAAGAAAGCAACACaaagaaaatagacaaaaagaggagaaaagatGAATTCTTATCTCAATTAATAGAAGAGAAGGATGAACACGAGGGATTCATTGATGAGGTTTCTGCTATAAGGCAAGCAACTCGAGAAAGTATCCAATCACAACACGAGTGGCATAGAAAGGAAGAATTCAGACGAAGTACTGGCGGTTGGGATAACATTTATGAAGAAGGGCGATCTTCTCATGGATCAGCTAGAAAACATAATAGAGAAAGAACAAGTAAATCCATCCCAAGTGAGTCTGAGTTTACCTTAAGGAGAGCTATACCTGAATTGGTTAGAAGCAAAAGTTCAAAGCAACCAAAGGTCAATGACTCTTTTTTAAAGACTTTTCGAAGGAAGATAGGTGATGCggtatctaaatttttaatatatgaaagacTTCCTTTTCAATTAGCAAGCTCTCCATGGTTGTATAACTTAATTCAAGTGTCAGCAGAAGTTGGACAAGGTGTAAGGCTTCCAACACCTTATGAGGTTTCAGATGTGTATTTGGAGTCAGAGTATCAACGAATTCATGATTGGGTAAATGGACTAAAGACTCATTGGAAAGAATTGGGTGCAACTCTAATGTGTGATGGTTGGACCAACAGTTTGAATCAAATGCACATCGTTAATTTCCTTGTTTATTGCAGTAAAGGAACCATTTTTTGGAAATCGGTAGATGCCTCAAGTGTCTGTAGTAGAGATGCTGAATTCTACTACTGTTTGTTAGATTCAGTTGTAGAAGAAATTGGAGAAAATTACATTGTCCAAATAGTGATTGATAATGAGGCAGCAATGAAAGCTgctggaaaaaaattaatgttgaaaagaaaacatttaTATTGGACCTCATGTGCAGCTCACTGTTTAGATTTATGCCTTAAAGATATTGGGAAAAAGCCCAGTGTAGCAAAAGTGTTAGATGAGGCAAAAAGAGTGACTTGCTTTTTATACAATCACATTTGGACTGTTGATTTGATGAAGAAGTATACACAAGGGAAACAAATACTTCGACCTGCTCTTACTCGATTTGCAACTCATTTCATTCAACTTGAAGAGATAACAAGACAAAAGCAAGGtctgtgtaacaccccttacccgtatccaacaccggaatagggtacaaGGCATTactaaaacacatacacttgtaaacgtatttaaccgagttataaaatttcatctaaattaaaactttcaaaataattaacatgcttctataacttttcacaatatatcctcaaaatattataatcataataattagggcctacgaaacccgatacatactcatgcaattcaatgcttcatttccattccattcaattcgcaatttctcatgctcacaatttaaatcatatcactagcaatttccatttaattcacgtacaactTAAAACTCAATGACattaagttcaacactaatacatacttaccatttaactcaacgtttatcgattataccattcaataacacatttatgaaattctcaattttgcaatgaaaatgtcactttaaaataacaacatcatcctggtataaataTACTACCACTTaaccatttactttaattcttttgggcccatttttcacttaccatccttaatcaaattagggaacggttacggaaaattgagtacttcacttccactttgccatagtataactatggtcttacgtatgatcacttatcacttgtccctgatcagataagtgtagctaggctaccacttatcactttgtcacttgatcagataagtgtagctaaagctaccacttatcactttgtcacttgatcagataagtgtagctaaagctatcacttatcactttgtctcttgatcagataagtgtagctaaagctaccacttatcactttgtctcttgatcagataagtgtagctaaagctaccacttatcactttgtcactgatcagaattactcaaatccggcgttccgctcaatttgatcatttattcggttttctcatttttattttattctcatttcaacaataaatatatctcatcatacattatataattcatgaaattaacttttaatcattaattttcagccatatgaacttactatttcattacctttccacactcgtttcctatgcacatcacacaagatatcaacatatcattcaaccatagtcggaAACTAGTACAttgaaacataattctttttggaaataatcacataataaaccatttcactaaagatttcataatttaaacattaccaCCCCTTTCATGATCtcaatatttattcatatatcaaactttccaacatgtgttaattcaatACCCATTCACgacattacttcatgccaaatcatataccaaaaaTACAATACACACGTactataaactttattttcccacatgagcttaaaccatgaccaatattgtacaaatatatgcatcatttctgtttcatcatttatcaattataattaagcATATGACCagttatacacaaatcattcatatatttccccatttttcctcatcctcctctccattccacatccttaatgtgcataacacacttaaacaacactagctataatttcactattcactcacatgtatattcaaaactGTTTATCGGAGTCagggtcactaaattatttttatccagagaTAAAGAGCTCTAAATTAAGATCagttaattttccctaaaactagactcacataccttcttaccataaaattttcaaagtttttggttcagccaaatagtacagtttattctttaaagtttcccctgtttcgctgtctgacagttccgaccactcttcactaaaaatgaattatctaattgtacagaatttggacgatgtttccgtttatttcctttgaaaatatacttattaatgattctaataatataaattataactcataattatttttcttcaattttttatgattttccaaaatcagaacagggaaacccgaaatcattctgacattgtctcacaaaatttattatatctcatgatttacaattccattgcttacaccgtttcttctatgagaaactagactcaatgagctttaatttcatactttatTCACcctataattcaattccaaaaatttttggtgatttttcaaagttatactactgctgctgtccaaaactgctttagtgcaaaatgttgatttccttTTTGCCctaaatttcacagtttatacaattcggtcctttctcaattaacccctcaattaatttaattttctaaattaatactttacctagacattataagttgttgcaaaactattgaaattcagaatttccacatataactctatcttcaaacttttttactattaggtcccaaacattcactttctattcaattctttcaataaaatcagcatatgaacaatttaaagctctaattccatgctaaatcatcatatacttccagcatgtGTTCATAGCAACTTtaaacttctttcatagaatcaaaaactaatgaatacaataagtgggcctagttgtaaaagtcacaaaaacacaaaattttcaaaaaataatcaagaattgaacttacctgCAGTAAAAATAGGAATAAAAAGCTTAAGAAAACCCTTATATGGTGTTTTTGCTGATGATAatggagaaaaataaagagaaatctagataatttcactttggtcctaactttattaagtaaattttgcaatattccaattttgcccttaattctccttactttgttACTGATTTCATGTCTTTGCcatccagcccaaatagaccttgggtctatttgccttttaagccctcttccttttatcatttaagctatttaatcatttcccataattttgcatttgttacaatttagtcctttttgttcaattaattatcggaactttaaaatttcttaacgaaactttaatactaaatttttaacactacataaatatttataaaaatatttatggctcggtttaaaatcctcgaggtctcgatacctcattttcgattctaattattttaatatttatttctagtgtacTATTcgctatttcaaaaattttcctaacttcacatttaacttatactcactaaattaataatattttctacccattttttgaatttagtgatctcgaatcaccattccgacacctATGAAAATTCAGACCATTACATTTTTCctcttcagatttgtggtcccaaaaccactgttccgactagactcaaaatcgggctgttacagtctgagagaaatgtttaattcaaaggtcaatattttataattatttaatataattacttaaatatagcaaccattaatgattttattagttccaaataatttaaattatattattttaaaaattttcttatgaatatataggaatttaaagaatcaaaatgGGGACAGCAAAAGTCAGGACCTGTTTATGAAgccaaaaaaattgttttgggaaaagatttttggaaaaaagccAATGACCTCATAAAAGTTTACGAGCCTTTAGTAAAAGTATTGAGACTTGTGGATAGCGATGAAAAACCAACAATGGGCTTTATTTATGAGGCTGTTGATAGAGCTAAACGAGCAATTCAACAAAATTGTCGATATTTCACTGAGTATGAAAAGATTATTGACAATAGATGGAATTTTATGCATTCCGACTTGCATTCAGCTAGTAAGATAAAATGTTTCATATAATTaagaactatttttatattttattatt
The nucleotide sequence above comes from Gossypium raimondii isolate GPD5lz chromosome 13, ASM2569854v1, whole genome shotgun sequence. Encoded proteins:
- the LOC128036191 gene encoding uncharacterized protein LOC128036191 codes for the protein MPPREEFLTEGLEGAPSNDIGWHFGTPVPNTRGNIVCKLCGKVVKGGITRFKEHIAHKTDNVAPCPNVTEEKDEHEGFIDEVSAIRQATRESIQSQHEWHRKEEFRRSTGGWDNIYEEGRSSHGSARKHNRERTSKSIPSESEFTLRRAIPELVRSKSSKQPKVNDSFLKTFRRKIGDAVSKFLIYERLPFQLASSPWLYNLIQVSAEVGQGVRLPTPYEVSDVYLESEYQRIHDWVNGLKTHWKELGATLMCDGWTNSLNQMHIVNFLVYCSKGTIFWKSVDASSVCSRDAEFYYCLLDSVVEEIGENYIVQIVIDNEAAMKAAGKKLMLKRKHLYWTSCAAHCLDLCLKDIGKKPSVAKVLDEAKRVTCFLYNHIWTVDLMKKYTQGKQILRPALTRFATHFIQLEEITRQKQGLCNTPYPYPTPE